The Daucus carota subsp. sativus chromosome 9, DH1 v3.0, whole genome shotgun sequence genome window below encodes:
- the LOC135149391 gene encoding F-box protein CPR1-like gives MKKIKGNTSNSVRDEEIPVDILLTEVFVRLPAQPVVSCMCVCKRWYNSIRTTSFTDFYLKKSNSYADSYLICGGEDSFGLVSCKSLNVISNYPYPSKKFSDEHVQIVGSANGLLCLFSFDLSYEPIYLMNPSIRKYKVIDSSAIVHRTIGIDTRVMLGFGYHHQKSEDYKIVRHPGESDVEIYSLCSDAWKEIQVQYFPWIVRDEASSVMCNDNLHWIAHNCDCNDLVVLSFNIEKYVLEEVKLPDLSFHTDSPLTVTAVVLKECLCAFGYVLPVGSGEESTRCYLWIMKDYGVAESWTMLYEIDCQGKIRRCISSTRDDQLILEDIHENILLYKTETKSFDHLNIPQKPFLVNIVPYRESLILIDQENEILKVQSLGREHIREVISEDEDSDDLEQFSEDYSNEDEASEEDYYEISDGEVSEGSDKELSEGSDKELSAYRDEESSNQVLNRALKEGGTSDQRGEKDKQLSEKPSDSSFDCLGDEEDSSDSIPKPDDKTSCSTRETGSFGM, from the exons ATGAAAAAGATCAAAGGAAACACCTCAAATTCAGTCCGAGATGAAGAAATTCCAGTGGATATCTTGCTGACCGAAGTCTTTGTTCGACTGCCAGCTCAACCGGTTGTTAGTTGCATGTGTGTTTGCAAGCGCTGGTACAATTCTATTAGAACGACTAGTTTCACTGATTTCTATTTGAAAAAATCCAATTCATATGCTGATAGTTACCTGATCTGTGGTGGTGAAGATTCGTTTGGTTTAGTTTCGTGTAAATCATTaaatgttatttcaaattatccTTACCCGTCTAAAAAGTTTTCTGATGAACACGTGCAAATTGTTGGCTCGGCTAATGgtttgttgtgtttgttttCGTTTGATCTTTCATATGAACCAATATATTTGATGAATCCGTCTATTAGGAAGTATAAGGTTATTGATTCTTCGGCTATTGTCCACCGGACAATTGGAATTGATACTAGAGTGATGCTTGGATTCGGGTATCATCACCAAAAAAGTGAGGATTATAAGATTGTCAG GCACCCTGGAGAGTCGGATGTTGAGATTTACTCCTTGTGCAGTGATGCTTGGAAAGAGATTCAAGTACAATATTTCCCTTGGATTGTACGAGATGAGGCGTCATCAGTAATGTGCAATGATAATCTTCACTGGATTGCACATAATTGTGATTGCAATGATCTGGTCGTCTTGTCATTCAACATTGAAAAGTATGTATTGGAAGAGGTGAAATTGCCTGATCTTTCGTTTCATACAGATTCTCCTCTAACTGTGACAGCAGTTGTTCTGAAGGAATGTCTTTGTGCATTTGGGTACGTCCTTCCTGTGGGGTCAGGTGAAGAAAGTACCAGATGCTACTTATGGATTATGAAGGATTACGGAGTGGCTGAGTCATGGACAATGTTATATGAGATCGATTGTCAAGGAAAAATTCGAAGGTGCATTAGCTCTACACGGGATGACCAACTAATCTTGGAAGACATCCATGAAAATATTCTTTTGTACAAGACTGAGACCAAAAGCTTTGACCATCTGAACATCCCTCAGAAACCGTTTTTGGTAAATATTGTTCCCTACAGGGAGAGTCTCATTTTAATTGATCAGGAAAATGAAATCCTGAAAGTCCAATCTCTTGGGAGAGAACATATTCGTGAGGTTATTTCAGAAGATGAAGATAGTGACGATCTAGAACAGTTCTCAGAAGATTATTCTAATGAAGATGAAGCATCTGAAGAAGATTATTATGAAATCTCTGATGGAGAAGTCTCTGAGGGTTCTGACAAAGAACTTTCTGAAGGTTCTGACAAAGAACTTTCTGCATATCGTGACGAGGAGTCTTCTAATCAGGTTCTCAATCGCGCTCTCAAAGAAGGAGGTACAAGTGATCAGAGAGGTGAAAAGGATAAGCAGTTGTCTGAGAAACCTTCTGATAGCAGTTTTGATTGTTTAGGGGATGAAGAAGACAGTTCTGACAGTATCCCAAAACCTGACGACAAAACTAGTTGCAGTACCCGAGAAACAG GTTCTTTTGGCATGTAA